The Porites lutea chromosome 11, jaPorLute2.1, whole genome shotgun sequence genome includes a region encoding these proteins:
- the LOC140951424 gene encoding uncharacterized protein codes for MLDNERAMFRLVVVLLVVVSCLSHKKHALHKQHLKVDHSAKKFNILTHPSSEDSMMVVMKGQDGVAGQNGSRGDPGAPGYPGPPGPAGLQGAPGFCTKEQCESNELKLLIQRVIAIETYVKEKQKQAGSQTPGQTAPSQGTTTAAQQPPKAVAPAAPVAGQAKPAQVSKAPVQQPSKPVPPVIPVPGQGQTAPAGQPQGPQITPAQPPKATASAVPAPGQGQPAIPVPPRGFNKPLPQPSTPVTQPAPSPVSAPVQGQPAPAPAVPAGTPQVLWGSLTESPASASFSSPLGVTVQSTLEAPGTFVEGNGQINIQGVVTPEVSVQSYTGNTGTSPQPGTTLKKNRIPSHAKVTKSKHAHKKSSHHSTIRTLRVYKS; via the exons ATGCTCGATAACGAGAG GGCGATGTTCAGACTAGTGGTTGTCCTTCTTGTTGTGGTCAGCTGTTTATCGCACAAAAAGCATGCCCTTCACAAGCAGCATTTGAAAGTTGACCATTCAGCGAAGAAGTTCAATATCTTGACACACCCCAGTAGTGAG GATAgtatgatggtggtgatgaaaGGTCAAGACGGAGTAGCTGGACAAAATGGTTCACGG GGTGATCCTGGAGCGCCTGGTTACCCTGGGCCACCTGGACCAGCG GGTCTTCAAGGAGCACCAGGGTTTTGCACCAAAGAACAG tgtgAATCAAACGAACTTAAACTCCTGATCCAACGTGTAATTGCCATTGAAACGTACGTTaaggaaaaacagaaacaagctGGTTCCCAGACTCCTGGACAAACAGCCCCATCCCAAGGGACAACTACAGCAGCTCAGCAGCCACCCAAAGCTGTCGCACCTGCAGCGCCGGTCGCTGGACAAGCCAAACCCGCCCAAGTGTCTAAAGCACCAGTACAACAACCATCTAAACCTGTTCCGCCGGTTATTCCAGTTCCTGGACAAGGTCAAACCGCACCAGCAGGGCAACCTCAGGGACCTCAGATAACACCAGCACAGCCCCCTAAGGCAACTGCGTCGGCCGTCCCTGCTCCTGGCCAAGGTCAACCCGCTATCCCAGTTCCGCCACGGGGCTTTAATAAGCCTTTACCCCAGCCCTCTACGCCCGTTACACAGCCTGCCCCTTCGCCAGTTTCTGCTCCGGTTCAAGGTCAGCCCGCGCCCGCACCGGCTGTTCCCGCGGGAACGCCCCAGGTCCTTTGGGGATCCCTAACAGAGTCACCTGCTTCCGCCAGTTTTTCCTCGCCTCTTGGTGTCACTGTTCAGAGCACACTGGAAGCGCCTGGAACATTCGTTGAAGGAAATGGACAAATAAACATTCAG GGAGTTGTGACCCCTGAGGTGTCGGTTCAAAGCTACACGGGAAATACAGGGACCAGTCCGCAGCCTGGGACCACACTCAAGAAAAACAG AATTCCATCCCACGCTAAAGTAACCAAAAGTAAACATGCGCACAAGAAGTCAAGTCATCATTCCACCATCCGGACCCTTAGGGTTTATAAGTCATGA